The DNA segment GCTTGAAGTCCAGCGTCAGGAAGAACGCGCCGAGCAGGATGGCGATGACGCCGACGATCGCGCCGAGCGGGCCCATGCCGCGCAGACCGCCGTCCGGGGCGACCCCGAACGCGACCAGCAGCAGGTTGACCACCATGGCCAGCACGAACGCGAGGGCGATGGCCATGCCGATCCGGGCGTACCGGGCGGTGACGCGGATCCAGCCGGCCTTGTAGACCAGCAGGGTGGCGGCGGAGACCGCCATGGTGCCGAGCACCGCCTGGAAGGGGGCGCCGCTCCAGCGGCTGTTGTACATCTCGCTGATGACCCCGAGGAAGACGCCCTCGAAGGCCGCGTATCCCAGGATCAGCGCGGGCGACGGCTTGCGCTTGAAGCTCTGCACCAGGCCCAGGACCATGGCGATGATCGCGGACCCGAAGGCCAGGCCGAAGCTGGTCGTGGAGACCGGCAGCAGGGCCCAGGCGAGCACCGCGCCGACGACCACGACGCCCAGCGTGGTCGCCGAGCGGACGATCACGTCGTCCATCGTCATCCGGCCGGCCGCGGGCGGCGCCTGCGGCGGGGCACCCTGGCCGACGGTGGTCTGCGCGTACGGGTTCTGCGCATACGGGTTCTGGCCGTACGGGTTGCCCTGCGCGTACCCGGCCTGCGGTGCGGTGTCGAAGCCTGCGTAGCCGTTGTCGCGGCCGAACCCTCGGCGCGAGAAGACCGGGTTGCTGCTCCTCATTTCACTCCTCCATGGCTGCCGTGCGCAGCCTTGGCTCAAGAGTAATGGATTGGCAAAGGACCGTCAGTGCTCCTCAAGGAGGATCTTTCCTTCGCCGTGCTTGACCAACGCACCACGCGGAAGCCATGTTCCCAGCCCGGTCCTTTTATATGCGCAGGCCCACGCAGCCCGGCGCAGGCCCACGCGGAAGAGGCCGGCCGCCGGTCCCCCGCGGGAGGCGCTCACGGGAACCGGCGGCCGGCCGGGGAGGACGGTCAGACCGGGGTCAGTGGCCCGGCCAGCCGTCCAGTCGGCGGTGCAGGGTGACGTCCGGCTTCTCGGCGCCCTTGGGCGCCTTGGCCACGGCCTCCTTCAGGACGCCGTTCACCTCCGCCGCGAGGGCGTCCACCCGCTTCTGTAGCTCGGTGGCCGGCAGCGTGGACCGGGTCAGCGCGTCCAGCCTGCGGTGCACGTCGGCCAGCTGGCGGCGGGCCCCGGCGTCCAGGGTGAGCGCGTGGGGCGTGGAGACGACGAACTGGTAGGCGCCGGCCAGGGTCTGGCAGCCGTCGCAGTACTTGTTGGCCGCGTCGCTGACGTTGACCGCCTTCAGGTGGTGCGCGTCCCCGGCGACCGTGACGATCTGGAAGGACAGTGCGACCGAGCGGCAGTGGTCGTCCACCGAGCAGCCCATGGAGACCGCGTTGGCCTGGTTGCGCACGGAGGTCGCGCTGACCTTGCCGAACTGGCGGATGGTGAAGGAGTCGCGGGCCTGGGTGTGGTGGAGCCGGTTGGCGTTCGTGAACACGCTGTCCGACACCACCGCGGCCGCCCGCACGGGCCCGGTCGCGGCGTGCGCCGGGACGGCGGTGGCCACGCCCGCGGCACCGGCGGCGAGAAGGACGGTACGGACGGCCCGCCCGTTGAACGGGCTGCTGCGTGGTTTCCGGTGGCTGCTCATGGGTTCTCTCCCGAGGAAATGAAGGACGTGCTGGTGAAGGGGCCCGGCACACGCACGGTCGCGGCCGGGCCGGGGCCGCGACGGGGGTCAGGACGACGACACCGGGGCCGGTGGATCGGTGGTCGGTGCCGTCGAAGGCTCCGGGGTCGGTGTCGGGGTGGCGCTCTCCGACGGGACCGAGGAGGTCTCCGTGACCGGCGGTGGCGGCTGCGGCGGGGACGGATCGCCGCCTCCCGGCGCCGGGCCGCTGCCGCTCTCGCTCTGCTGGGGCCCGTCCTCGCCGCGCGTCGGCTTGTCCGGCGCCGTCGACGAGGCGGCGGACGGCTGCGAAGCGGAGGACGGGGCACCCGCCGAGGACGCGGCACTCGGGTCGCCCGGCTTGCCCTCGGCCGGTGTTCCCGGCGAGGCGGAGGGCTCACCGGAGGCCGCGCCCGGCCCGCCGGGGGCGCCCTGCGGACCGGCGCCCGGTGCAGAGGCGTCCGGGGACGGCGGCGGTGTGGTGGGCACCCCCGGCTGGAGGATCGGCGCGATGGGCGGCTTCTTCGGCAGCGGCTGCGGGGTCACCCCGGACATCCAGGCGTAGGCGAGCCCGCCGAGCCCGGCGAGCAGCAGCCCGCACAGCGCGATGCGCAGAGCCGGCCGTCCGGCCGTGGAGCGCTTGGCGAGCCGGATCAGCCGGCCGCCGATCTTCACGGAGAGATAGAGGACACCGGCCATCGGGAACAGCAGCATCAGCGTGCCGAGCACCCCGACGAGTCCGGGCAGCACGTCCCCCTGCGCGAACGCCGACCCCGTGCCGGTGACCTGCTCGGTGAGCGAGCGGATCATCGTGCTGATGATCCGGGGCAGGTTCCACAGCCCGTAGCCCAGCTCGCCGACGATCAGCGGCACCATGGTCAGCACCCAGGTGGCGACGATGACGCGCGCGGACTTCTTCAGCCCCGCGACCTCCTGGCGGGCCGACTGCCCCCGCTCGCCCGGCACCAGGGAGAGCAGGATCGGCTTGATCTTGCCGTACAGATCCGGGACGCCCGCGAGGTCGCCCAGGATGTAGTAGCCGTCCAGGCGGACGGCCGGCATGAGCTGTTCCAGGATCTCGAAGTGGCCGAGGTAGACCGCGGCCAGGAAGAACTGCTCCCCGGTGGCGAAGTAGGCGCCGGCCATGGCCAGCATGAAGACGACGTTGAAGTACACCCCGCCGAAGTCGGTGCGGATGCGCCCGGCCTTGTTGATCCGGTACACGTCGGTGACGTCGGTGTACATCGACGGCCAGATGAGGAAGAGACCGCAGCCGATGCAGCCGGGCCTCGCCCCGCCGTACCGGCACGCGGAGGCGTGGCCGAACTCGTGGAAGACGAGCGAGGCCACGGTGAGCGCGAAGACCAGCAGGATGAGCACCGGCTGGTCCAGCACCTCCAGCACCGGTTCGATCGCGCCGAAGAAGCCGAACAGCCAGACGTCCATGACGACGGCCGCCAGCAGCACCGCCGCGACCACCACCGGCCGGTGCAGCCAGGCCAGCGACTTCGCGATCCGGGCGGTGCGCCGCTCGTTGAAGATGACCCGGTGCCCCTTGAGGGCGAGCAGCAGGTCGGAGCGCGGGGCATCGACCTCGTCGCTCTCCTGACCCTCCGGGACCGTCACGCCCAGCGGG comes from the Streptomyces seoulensis genome and includes:
- a CDS encoding Bax inhibitor-1/YccA family protein; translated protein: MRSSNPVFSRRGFGRDNGYAGFDTAPQAGYAQGNPYGQNPYAQNPYAQTTVGQGAPPQAPPAAGRMTMDDVIVRSATTLGVVVVGAVLAWALLPVSTTSFGLAFGSAIIAMVLGLVQSFKRKPSPALILGYAAFEGVFLGVISEMYNSRWSGAPFQAVLGTMAVSAATLLVYKAGWIRVTARYARIGMAIALAFVLAMVVNLLLVAFGVAPDGGLRGMGPLGAIVGVIAILLGAFFLTLDFKQIEDGIAYGAPREESWLAAFGLTVSLVWIYLEMLRLVAIFSSND
- a CDS encoding membrane protein, whose protein sequence is MTVLGNGTTTLYDTGPLPGPGGWPVTYEQVATGSLPAAGVPGRPVPRLSAGLRLHGEYQGSGFTEPKYIARRGDGQVVQLSRLLYLVASSVDGVRDDDTIAHRVSARFGREVSGENVRYLVEHKLDPLGVTVPEGQESDEVDAPRSDLLLALKGHRVIFNERRTARIAKSLAWLHRPVVVAAVLLAAVVMDVWLFGFFGAIEPVLEVLDQPVLILLVFALTVASLVFHEFGHASACRYGGARPGCIGCGLFLIWPSMYTDVTDVYRINKAGRIRTDFGGVYFNVVFMLAMAGAYFATGEQFFLAAVYLGHFEILEQLMPAVRLDGYYILGDLAGVPDLYGKIKPILLSLVPGERGQSARQEVAGLKKSARVIVATWVLTMVPLIVGELGYGLWNLPRIISTMIRSLTEQVTGTGSAFAQGDVLPGLVGVLGTLMLLFPMAGVLYLSVKIGGRLIRLAKRSTAGRPALRIALCGLLLAGLGGLAYAWMSGVTPQPLPKKPPIAPILQPGVPTTPPPSPDASAPGAGPQGAPGGPGAASGEPSASPGTPAEGKPGDPSAASSAGAPSSASQPSAASSTAPDKPTRGEDGPQQSESGSGPAPGGGDPSPPQPPPPVTETSSVPSESATPTPTPEPSTAPTTDPPAPVSSS